The following proteins are encoded in a genomic region of Vibrio taketomensis:
- the malK gene encoding maltose/maltodextrin ABC transporter ATP-binding protein MalK → MASVTLKNVCKAYGDLMISKNVDLEINEGEFVVFVGPSGCGKSTLLRCIAGLEDITSGDLYIGDKRMNDVEPSKRGVGMVFQSYALYPHLNLYDNMSFSLKLAKADKAEIDKRVSHSAEILQLGHLLDRLPKALSGGQRQRVAIGRTLVSQPKVFLLDEPLSNLDAALRVNMRSQITKLQRQLGCTMIYVTHDQVEAMTMADKIVVLDGGSVSQVGRPLELYHYPINRFVAGFIGSPKMNFMSVHVDEVESERVKVRLMNGVSFWIPVDGTTVNVGDRMSLGIRPEHLVQASESDASIHGDITIVEKLGNETQVYLSLEGADADVIFRQPDTLPVDVGDCLEIGIPAHRCHLFHRDGRACQRLYKENGVD, encoded by the coding sequence ATGGCTAGTGTCACGTTAAAGAACGTTTGTAAAGCATATGGGGACTTAATGATTTCTAAAAATGTAGATTTAGAAATCAATGAAGGTGAGTTCGTGGTGTTTGTTGGTCCATCAGGATGTGGTAAATCGACTCTTTTGCGGTGCATAGCTGGCTTAGAAGACATTACATCTGGCGATCTCTATATTGGGGATAAACGCATGAACGATGTAGAGCCATCAAAGCGCGGTGTAGGGATGGTGTTCCAATCTTACGCGCTTTACCCTCACCTGAATTTATATGACAACATGTCGTTTAGCCTAAAATTGGCAAAGGCAGATAAAGCCGAAATCGACAAACGTGTCTCTCATTCTGCTGAAATTTTACAGCTTGGTCATTTACTTGACCGTCTACCAAAAGCACTTTCTGGTGGCCAGCGTCAACGCGTAGCCATTGGCCGTACGCTGGTTTCACAACCAAAAGTCTTCCTATTAGATGAACCGCTATCAAACCTAGATGCTGCTTTGCGCGTTAATATGCGCAGCCAAATCACCAAGCTACAACGTCAACTTGGTTGCACCATGATCTATGTGACTCATGACCAGGTTGAAGCGATGACCATGGCAGACAAAATCGTAGTATTAGATGGTGGCTCGGTATCACAAGTTGGTAGACCGTTGGAGCTTTACCACTACCCAATAAATCGCTTTGTTGCTGGTTTTATTGGTTCGCCAAAAATGAACTTTATGAGCGTGCACGTGGATGAGGTTGAGTCAGAACGCGTTAAAGTGCGTCTGATGAATGGGGTGAGTTTCTGGATTCCAGTTGATGGCACCACGGTCAACGTAGGTGACCGCATGTCACTGGGTATTCGACCAGAGCACCTGGTGCAAGCAAGTGAAAGTGACGCATCTATTCATGGCGATATCACCATCGTTGAAAAGCTTGGCAATGAAACTCAAGTATATCTGAGCCTAGAGGGCGCAGATGCAGACGTGATCTTCCGCCAGCCAGATACCCTGCCTGTAGACGTTGGGGATTGCCTAGAGATTGGTATCCCAGCTCACCGCTGTCATCTATTCCACCGAGATGGGCGTGCATGCCAACGTTTATACAAAGAGAACGGTGTGGACTAA
- the malE gene encoding maltose/maltodextrin ABC transporter substrate-binding protein MalE, which yields MKKLSAIAISTLVALGTFSAHAAIEEGQLTIWINGDKGYNGLAEVGKKFEEETGIKVTVAHPDAMQDKFPQTAATGDGPDIVFWAHDRFGGYAEAGLLTEIKPSQEIQQGIVDFAWDAVRYNGKLIGYPIAIESLSLIYNKDLVPNPPKTWEDVAKIDAELKKDGKSAIMWNLKEPYFTWPLMAADGGYAFKYTSEGYDAKNSGIQKEGVKDAMNFVKGLVDKGVISPDMDYSVSESGFNQGTVAMTINGPWSWSNIDKSGINYGVATLPKFQGQSSKPFVGVLSAGISTASPNKDLAVEFLENYLLTNDGLRMVNNDKPLGAVALNSFQRELDADKRIAATMDNALNGEIMPNIPQMNAFWVATKNAIINVVEGRQTVDAALADAEKQIVN from the coding sequence ATGAAAAAATTAAGTGCAATTGCTATTAGCACACTTGTTGCCTTAGGGACTTTCAGTGCTCACGCAGCTATTGAAGAAGGACAACTTACGATTTGGATAAACGGGGATAAAGGCTACAACGGCCTTGCAGAAGTTGGCAAAAAGTTTGAAGAAGAAACGGGTATTAAAGTCACAGTTGCTCACCCAGACGCAATGCAGGACAAGTTCCCACAAACAGCAGCAACAGGTGACGGTCCAGACATCGTATTTTGGGCTCACGACCGTTTCGGCGGTTACGCAGAAGCTGGCCTGTTAACTGAGATCAAACCTTCTCAAGAGATTCAACAAGGTATCGTTGACTTTGCATGGGACGCAGTACGTTACAACGGTAAGCTAATCGGCTACCCTATCGCAATTGAATCACTGTCTCTAATCTACAACAAAGACCTTGTTCCAAACCCACCAAAAACTTGGGAAGACGTGGCTAAGATTGATGCGGAACTGAAGAAAGATGGCAAATCTGCCATTATGTGGAACCTGAAAGAACCTTACTTTACTTGGCCACTAATGGCGGCTGATGGTGGCTATGCATTTAAATACACTTCTGAAGGCTACGATGCGAAAAACTCTGGCATTCAGAAAGAAGGCGTTAAAGATGCGATGAACTTCGTAAAAGGCCTAGTAGATAAAGGCGTTATCTCTCCTGACATGGATTACTCTGTATCAGAGTCAGGCTTTAACCAAGGCACGGTAGCGATGACCATCAACGGTCCATGGTCATGGAGCAATATCGACAAGTCAGGCATCAACTACGGCGTTGCAACACTGCCAAAATTCCAAGGCCAATCTTCTAAGCCATTCGTTGGTGTATTGAGCGCGGGCATCAGTACTGCGTCACCAAACAAAGATCTTGCAGTAGAGTTTCTTGAAAACTACCTACTGACTAACGATGGTCTACGTATGGTAAACAATGACAAACCTCTAGGCGCAGTAGCACTAAACTCATTCCAACGTGAGCTTGATGCCGACAAACGTATCGCGGCAACCATGGATAACGCGCTAAACGGTGAAATCATGCCAAACATCCCACAAATGAACGCATTTTGGGTAGCGACGAAAAACGCAATCATCAACGTTGTTGAAGGACGACAAACGGTTGATGCAGCGTTAGCGGATGCAGAAAAACAGATCGTTAACTAA
- the malF gene encoding maltose ABC transporter permease MalF, translating to MQSVQGKDAMHAPEAILPGSKKIFTKWALLATVGTINGYATILMYSRGEIAFALLTILLTALALYIFSSKKTYAHRYIYPGIAGMILFILFPLAYTVGLAFTNYSAKNQLSFERAQQVLLDRTYQSGESYPFTLYKTGDGHQIVIKQGDKLLATPVFQINGLNNIDLDLTEITEPQGTKEPIKTIVSNRDQLGKLDLHIEDGDDIRMSGLRKFAAVVPLYTLQADGETLYNNRTQETLRPNMDVGYYQPIDENGQFISNTVSPGFIVNIGTHNFERVWKDDGIKEPFISIFIWTVIFASLTVLFTLIIGLVLASVVQWEELKGRAVYRVILILPYAVPAFISILIFRGLFNQSFGEINMVLNAIFGISPSWFSDPFLAKTMVLIVNTWLGFPYMMILCMGLLKAIPNDLYEASAIDGANFIDNFIKITLPTMIKPLTPLLIACFAFNFNNFVMIQLLTTGGPNMIGTSEPAGYTDLLVSYTYRIAFEGSGGQDFGLASAIATLIFLLVGALALLNLRFTKLSQD from the coding sequence ATGCAGTCAGTTCAAGGCAAAGATGCGATGCACGCACCAGAAGCCATCCTTCCGGGTAGCAAAAAAATATTCACTAAGTGGGCCCTATTAGCCACTGTCGGTACGATCAATGGCTACGCGACAATTCTTATGTATTCTCGTGGCGAGATTGCATTTGCCCTACTTACTATTCTTTTAACAGCGCTAGCGCTTTACATTTTCAGTAGCAAAAAGACTTACGCCCACCGATACATTTATCCAGGTATTGCAGGGATGATTTTGTTCATCCTCTTCCCTCTGGCGTATACGGTTGGCCTCGCATTCACAAACTACAGTGCTAAAAATCAGCTTTCTTTTGAACGCGCACAACAAGTGTTACTTGATAGAACTTACCAAAGCGGTGAAAGCTACCCATTTACACTATACAAAACCGGTGACGGTCACCAAATTGTTATTAAACAAGGTGATAAATTACTCGCGACACCAGTATTTCAAATCAATGGCCTAAACAACATTGATTTAGACCTAACTGAAATTACCGAGCCACAAGGCACCAAAGAGCCTATCAAGACTATCGTCAGCAACCGTGATCAACTCGGAAAGCTCGATCTACACATCGAAGACGGTGATGATATTCGTATGAGCGGTTTGCGTAAGTTTGCGGCGGTAGTACCTCTATACACTCTACAAGCCGATGGCGAAACCTTATACAACAACCGTACGCAAGAAACATTGCGTCCAAATATGGATGTGGGCTACTACCAACCAATCGACGAGAATGGCCAATTCATTAGTAACACCGTCTCACCTGGTTTTATCGTTAATATTGGCACTCATAACTTTGAACGTGTATGGAAAGATGATGGTATTAAAGAACCTTTTATTAGCATCTTTATTTGGACCGTTATTTTTGCATCTCTGACTGTATTATTTACATTAATTATCGGCTTAGTTTTGGCAAGTGTCGTTCAGTGGGAAGAATTGAAAGGCCGCGCAGTCTATCGTGTTATTTTAATTCTTCCATACGCGGTACCAGCATTTATTTCCATCCTTATTTTTAGAGGCTTATTCAACCAAAGCTTTGGTGAAATAAACATGGTACTAAATGCGATATTTGGTATCAGTCCATCTTGGTTCTCCGATCCATTCTTAGCAAAAACAATGGTGCTCATTGTTAATACCTGGCTTGGTTTTCCTTACATGATGATTTTATGTATGGGATTGCTAAAAGCGATACCGAATGATTTATACGAAGCGTCAGCTATTGATGGTGCTAATTTCATTGATAATTTCATTAAAATTACGTTACCAACAATGATTAAACCGCTCACACCGTTATTAATCGCTTGTTTTGCGTTTAACTTTAACAACTTCGTTATGATTCAATTATTGACGACCGGTGGTCCAAATATGATCGGTACGTCAGAGCCGGCAGGTTATACAGACTTACTTGTAAGCTACACCTACCGAATCGCATTTGAAGGTTCTGGTGGTCAAGACTTTGGTTTGGCGAGTGCTATCGCAACACTCATCTTCTTACTGGTAGGCGCGCTCGCACTATTGAACTTGCGCTTCACTAAACTTTCTCAGGATTAA
- the malG gene encoding maltose ABC transporter permease MalG — protein MAMVQGKSLKYRVWATHIALWIFLSLIIFPLLMVVAISFREGNFATGSLIPDKPSLEHWKLALGFSVTNADGTVTPPPFPVLTWLWNSVKVAGITSILIVALSTTSAYAFARLRFKGKDTILKAMMIFQMFPAVLALVALYALFDKLGQYIPFLGLNTHGGLIFSYLGGIALHVWTIKGYFETVDNSLEEAAALDGATPWQAFRLVLLPLSVPILAVVFILSFIGAVGEVPVASLLLSDVQSYTLAVGMQQYLYPQNYLWGDFAAAAVLSALPITIVFLLAQRWLVGGLTAGGVKG, from the coding sequence ATGGCGATGGTACAAGGTAAATCCTTAAAATACCGCGTGTGGGCAACGCATATTGCGTTGTGGATCTTCCTATCATTGATCATTTTCCCACTGTTGATGGTCGTGGCAATTTCGTTTCGTGAAGGTAACTTCGCGACCGGTAGTCTTATTCCAGACAAGCCTTCATTAGAGCACTGGAAACTGGCTTTAGGGTTCTCGGTCACCAATGCTGATGGAACGGTGACACCACCACCGTTCCCAGTTCTCACTTGGTTATGGAACTCAGTAAAAGTGGCGGGTATTACGTCAATCTTAATTGTCGCGCTCTCTACCACATCGGCTTACGCTTTTGCGCGACTGCGTTTCAAAGGAAAAGACACCATTTTGAAAGCAATGATGATTTTCCAAATGTTCCCAGCCGTGCTTGCTCTTGTCGCACTGTACGCACTGTTCGATAAACTAGGTCAGTACATTCCGTTTTTGGGATTAAACACCCACGGTGGTTTGATCTTCTCTTATCTTGGCGGTATTGCACTGCACGTCTGGACGATCAAAGGTTATTTTGAAACGGTTGATAACTCACTAGAAGAAGCCGCTGCACTGGATGGCGCAACCCCTTGGCAAGCATTCCGATTGGTATTGCTGCCTCTGTCAGTGCCGATTCTTGCGGTGGTGTTTATTCTGTCGTTCATTGGCGCCGTTGGTGAAGTACCAGTTGCATCGCTGTTGTTGTCTGATGTCCAGTCCTATACGCTAGCCGTTGGTATGCAGCAATATCTCTACCCACAAAACTATCTATGGGGTGACTTCGCAGCAGCAGCAGTATTATCGGCACTGCCTATTACCATCGTGTTCTTACTCGCTCAACGCTGGTTGGTAGGCGGATTAACCGCAGGCGGCGTAAAAGGCTAA
- a CDS encoding carbohydrate porin: protein MKKVSAIAAAIFSTLAVGTAAAAEADFHGYMRAGFGANADGGSQFCYGNGGPTTFGHAVGRLGDECDNYAELALNVNKVWESSEGGSFNIHTLVAYGTYENGGLDGRGNSFQAIGTDPDGPWEGERASFREAWADYTMADGKRLWAGERYYGRKDVHIMDFYYVNNSGAGIGLETSI from the coding sequence ATGAAAAAAGTAAGTGCAATCGCTGCTGCTATTTTTTCTACTTTAGCAGTCGGAACCGCTGCTGCTGCAGAAGCAGACTTTCATGGCTATATGCGTGCAGGCTTTGGCGCAAACGCTGATGGCGGCTCACAATTTTGTTACGGTAACGGTGGCCCAACAACATTTGGTCATGCTGTAGGTCGTTTGGGTGATGAGTGTGATAACTACGCTGAACTCGCTCTAAACGTGAATAAAGTATGGGAAAGCAGTGAAGGTGGCTCGTTCAACATTCACACATTAGTTGCTTACGGTACCTATGAAAATGGCGGTTTAGACGGTCGCGGTAACTCTTTCCAAGCTATCGGTACAGACCCTGATGGCCCTTGGGAAGGTGAACGTGCATCATTCCGCGAAGCATGGGCAGACTACACCATGGCTGATGGCAAGCGTCTTTGGGCGGGTGAGCGTTACTATGGCCGTAAAGATGTACATATCATGGACTTCTACTACGTGAACAACTCTGGCGCTGGTATTGGTCTTGAAACATCGATCTAG
- a CDS encoding carbohydrate porin — MGNSGDYSLDKTGFFFTAEHTQGFDLGFNKAVLQYATEGYAWQASLVTTLVTHTIWEDLVATTKRVVNRYALSIGV; from the coding sequence ATCGGAAATTCAGGTGATTACAGCCTTGATAAAACAGGCTTCTTCTTTACCGCTGAGCACACTCAAGGATTTGATTTAGGTTTTAACAAAGCTGTGCTTCAATACGCTACCGAGGGCTACGCATGGCAGGCTTCGTTGGTAACCACACTGGTGACTCATACAATATGGGAGGACCTGGTGGCGACAACCAAGAGGGTCGTGAATCGGTACGCTTTATCGATTGGGGTGTGA
- a CDS encoding carbohydrate porin, translating into MAGFVGNHTGDSYNMGGPGGDNQEGRESVRFIDWGVIEADKWNLGYSFVYAQLLDDGNGNSDGKALSVVLRPGYKWSETMSTIVEMGYHQDEYPWADKQDLTKFTIAQQWQAGSNFWARPAIRVFASSYSGDKAVDDNDLMFGAQVEAWW; encoded by the coding sequence ATGGCAGGCTTCGTTGGTAACCACACTGGTGACTCATACAATATGGGAGGACCTGGTGGCGACAACCAAGAGGGTCGTGAATCGGTACGCTTTATCGATTGGGGTGTGATCGAAGCAGACAAATGGAACCTTGGTTACTCATTTGTTTACGCTCAATTGCTAGACGACGGTAACGGTAACAGCGACGGTAAAGCACTAAGTGTTGTACTTCGTCCTGGCTACAAATGGTCTGAAACGATGAGCACAATCGTTGAGATGGGTTACCATCAAGATGAATACCCATGGGCAGATAAACAAGATCTCACTAAGTTTACTATCGCTCAACAATGGCAAGCTGGCTCAAATTTTTGGGCACGTCCAGCAATCCGAGTTTTCGCTTCTAGCTACTCTGGCGACAAAGCGGTTGATGACAACGATCTAATGTTCGGCGCACAAGTTGAAGCTTGGTGGTAA
- a CDS encoding MalM family protein translates to MKKIATVLLGVSVLFGCSSHQDFGSHNPTEQSISKIEQIEWQQVDIPANFSFHISSNTQYLTNQDFSSPVAGFAFEVTEPEITIEVSGIVKQLKVFAPNLALYDQNFNLIRNYNASYFDYDDTDFIRGDVLFGDIVLNLPIQTTKIYGLIYTTKQDLADTTELLHPAKAMAIAKRTVPPQIDNPIAQHVEQGEIRIALKRDSGLSSFIQSSKSASAPEIPVIATKTAVVALPETENYYHSSIKAAVAADDIPKALALLEEAKSIGIKDAQKVFVNAVNNR, encoded by the coding sequence ATGAAAAAAATAGCCACAGTGTTACTTGGAGTTTCGGTCTTATTCGGTTGCTCAAGCCATCAAGACTTTGGTAGCCATAATCCTACCGAGCAATCTATTTCAAAAATTGAGCAGATTGAATGGCAGCAGGTTGATATTCCAGCAAACTTTTCATTCCATATCAGTAGTAACACGCAGTATCTCACCAACCAAGATTTCTCCAGCCCTGTTGCTGGCTTTGCTTTTGAAGTCACCGAACCTGAAATCACCATTGAAGTATCTGGCATCGTTAAGCAACTAAAAGTATTCGCACCTAACCTCGCCCTTTACGACCAAAACTTCAATTTAATCAGAAACTACAATGCATCCTATTTTGATTACGATGACACCGACTTTATTCGCGGTGATGTCTTATTTGGCGATATCGTGCTCAACCTACCAATTCAAACAACCAAAATTTACGGTTTGATTTATACCACGAAGCAAGATCTGGCAGACACCACCGAACTTCTTCACCCAGCTAAAGCCATGGCTATCGCCAAGCGTACTGTGCCGCCACAAATTGATAATCCGATTGCTCAGCATGTTGAGCAAGGTGAGATTCGAATTGCGCTCAAACGTGACAGCGGCCTATCGAGTTTTATACAGTCATCAAAATCGGCATCCGCACCAGAAATTCCGGTAATTGCGACCAAAACAGCCGTTGTTGCATTACCTGAAACAGAAAACTACTACCACTCATCCATCAAAGCAGCCGTTGCAGCGGATGATATACCTAAGGCGCTTGCTCTGTTAGAGGAAGCCAAATCCATCGGCATCAAGGATGCCCAAAAGGTATTTGTGAATGCGGTAAACAATCGATAA
- a CDS encoding universal stress protein: MKEYKNILFVSQGLSDEHRALEQSIKLAHSNQADLRGLILCPTLPSNMQKYEHLYEQSLEDHLARQIQYLLAEEQINDELPFNIEIGSGDKPVVKAIETVLTHQHDLLIKDIELNDTDSRGFRALDMQLLRKCPCAVWLHRPSAKTELKQRIAVAIDPVASTKEEQALALQLLHTGHALAREHDNHLHIISCWQYELEHYLRHHSWIQVDDEELNAEVALARHNHLNLLNELIDKSNLECEIAIHHINGRADEEIPRSVNELGIDILVMGTVARGGVKGLVMGNTAENICQSLTCSLVALKPASFRTPIS; this comes from the coding sequence ATGAAAGAGTACAAAAACATTCTATTTGTGAGCCAAGGATTATCTGATGAACATCGCGCTTTAGAGCAGTCAATCAAACTGGCACATAGCAATCAGGCGGATTTACGCGGGCTGATACTCTGCCCTACCCTCCCATCGAATATGCAGAAATACGAGCATCTGTATGAGCAATCGCTGGAAGATCATCTTGCGCGGCAGATACAATATTTACTGGCTGAAGAACAAATAAATGATGAACTTCCGTTCAATATTGAGATCGGGAGCGGCGATAAGCCTGTCGTCAAAGCTATTGAAACCGTTTTAACCCATCAACATGATTTATTGATAAAAGATATTGAGCTCAATGACACAGATTCTCGCGGGTTTCGAGCATTAGATATGCAGTTATTACGTAAATGTCCCTGCGCGGTTTGGCTCCATCGCCCCAGTGCCAAAACCGAACTTAAACAGCGTATCGCGGTTGCAATTGACCCTGTTGCGTCAACGAAAGAAGAGCAAGCATTAGCGCTGCAATTACTGCACACTGGTCATGCGTTGGCTCGCGAGCACGATAACCACTTACACATCATCTCCTGCTGGCAATATGAACTGGAACATTACCTTCGTCATCACTCATGGATCCAAGTCGATGATGAAGAACTGAATGCCGAAGTGGCGCTTGCACGACACAATCATCTCAACTTGCTCAATGAGTTGATCGACAAATCCAATCTAGAATGTGAGATTGCCATTCACCATATCAATGGTCGAGCCGACGAAGAAATACCACGTAGCGTCAATGAACTAGGAATAGATATCCTCGTCATGGGCACCGTTGCGCGGGGCGGCGTAAAAGGTTTAGTCATGGGAAATACCGCAGAGAATATTTGCCAGTCGCTCACCTGTTCATTGGTCGCACTCAAACCAGCGAGTTTCCGCACGCCCATTAGCTAA
- a CDS encoding U32 family peptidase — MTRDQFELLAPGGDLDSIKAAIAAGADAIYCGLDRFNARNRATNLTLDNLNGVLTLAHQHNCKIFLTLNVLILESEIPAIVRLLSQLNTTQIDGVIVQDLGLAYILKHHFPDLDVHASTQLNTHNEGQIRFLNQLTASRVNLSRELNINEIKHLAEFGKQHNVMMEVFVHGSYCIGFSGICYISSARNGASGNRGRCSQPCREQYEPTKTGNHYPLNLKDNSAFGDLQALADAGVYSLKVEGRIKKSHYVYTVVNNWRKQIDRLCDGEALSTDTRELYTVFNRDFSNAFLQGEYGKAMYIDNPRDHAVKHFAQVYQCQSIDDVQQVKKKLYDDKTAIIETVANKTADFDVTSNIAKASLKGAIDAPTLPALEHSAATAAPKLSVLISDPADAYLCEQENIDVYLQLPMGLADECASLIALFQAQPTLKPWFPAILIGDDFTAAHEFLSTLKPSMLITNNSGVGMIAKDLGLNWVAGPQMNTTNSYALKCLQQEFAASGAFISNELNMKQMRHIKRAPSMRTFYSIYHPNTLLTSRQCLFQQTEGCKKIKVNKGCLKRCNKRTSIINLKDNPYVIQKQRGSHNSIYSEHNVLNLEVLSDLPLLFTDVMIDLRDIQTETKVEATKLALVQLFSQALQEGNMAERQQIAKAIQPTANAQYLKGL; from the coding sequence GTGACACGCGATCAATTTGAGTTATTGGCTCCTGGTGGAGATTTGGATTCAATCAAAGCTGCGATTGCCGCGGGTGCTGATGCAATATATTGCGGCCTTGACCGTTTTAACGCTCGCAACCGCGCGACCAACTTAACCTTAGATAACTTGAACGGCGTGTTAACTCTTGCACACCAGCACAACTGCAAAATTTTTCTGACCCTAAATGTTTTGATCCTCGAGAGCGAAATTCCTGCAATCGTGCGTCTACTTAGCCAACTCAACACCACTCAAATCGATGGTGTGATCGTGCAAGATTTAGGATTAGCGTACATTCTCAAGCATCATTTTCCTGACTTAGATGTACATGCCTCAACGCAGCTCAATACTCACAATGAAGGGCAGATTCGTTTTCTCAATCAATTAACGGCCAGTCGTGTGAACCTCTCTCGAGAGCTTAATATCAATGAGATCAAACATCTGGCCGAATTTGGTAAACAGCACAATGTGATGATGGAAGTGTTTGTTCACGGTTCTTACTGTATTGGCTTTTCCGGTATTTGTTATATCAGCTCTGCGCGCAATGGTGCATCAGGCAACCGTGGTCGTTGTAGCCAACCTTGTCGCGAGCAATATGAACCGACTAAAACTGGCAACCATTACCCACTGAACTTAAAAGACAACTCCGCCTTTGGCGATCTACAGGCGCTAGCTGATGCCGGAGTTTACTCACTTAAAGTTGAAGGCCGCATCAAGAAATCACACTACGTTTATACCGTGGTGAACAACTGGCGTAAACAAATCGACCGTTTGTGTGATGGCGAAGCGCTATCGACTGATACTCGAGAGCTATACACCGTATTTAACCGTGATTTTTCCAATGCATTTTTGCAAGGCGAATACGGGAAAGCAATGTATATCGACAACCCTCGCGACCATGCTGTAAAACACTTCGCGCAAGTTTATCAGTGCCAAAGCATTGATGACGTGCAGCAAGTAAAGAAAAAATTGTACGACGATAAGACTGCGATCATCGAAACCGTTGCTAACAAAACGGCCGATTTCGATGTCACGAGTAACATCGCCAAAGCGAGCCTCAAAGGGGCGATTGATGCGCCAACACTGCCTGCATTAGAACATTCAGCTGCCACTGCTGCCCCTAAATTATCTGTGCTCATTTCCGATCCAGCAGACGCTTACCTATGCGAGCAGGAAAACATTGATGTGTATCTGCAATTGCCAATGGGCTTAGCCGATGAATGCGCATCCCTGATTGCGCTATTCCAAGCACAACCAACACTTAAACCTTGGTTCCCAGCGATTTTGATTGGCGACGATTTTACGGCCGCTCATGAATTTTTGTCGACATTGAAACCAAGCATGCTTATCACCAATAACTCCGGTGTAGGTATGATTGCGAAAGATCTTGGCTTGAATTGGGTTGCCGGCCCACAAATGAACACGACTAACTCTTATGCGTTAAAGTGTTTGCAACAAGAGTTTGCTGCAAGCGGCGCATTTATCTCTAACGAGCTAAATATGAAGCAGATGCGCCACATCAAACGTGCACCATCAATGCGCACTTTCTACAGCATTTACCACCCAAATACGCTGCTTACAAGCCGTCAGTGTTTGTTCCAACAAACCGAAGGGTGCAAGAAAATTAAAGTCAACAAAGGCTGTTTGAAGCGCTGTAACAAGCGCACCTCAATCATCAACTTGAAAGACAATCCATACGTAATTCAAAAACAGCGCGGCAGCCACAACTCGATATACAGTGAACACAACGTGCTTAACCTCGAAGTGCTTAGCGATCTACCCCTGCTGTTTACGGATGTGATGATCGATCTGCGTGATATTCAAACTGAAACCAAAGTTGAAGCAACGAAACTCGCGCTTGTACAGTTGTTTAGCCAAGCACTACAAGAAGGAAATATGGCAGAGCGTCAGCAAATTGCTAAAGCGATTCAGCCGACGGCCAACGCTCAATACCTAAAAGGGCTGTAA
- the yqfB gene encoding N(4)-acetylcytidine aminohydrolase, producing the protein MSQAPTKITFFEFLTPLITAGKKTITIRDEAESHYVPGTQVEVFTLETDRKVGEIKILSVEPLKYDEINEFHAEQEALPLDELKRLIAEIYPNLNELYMISYELVSVE; encoded by the coding sequence ATGAGCCAAGCGCCAACCAAAATCACTTTCTTTGAATTCCTCACTCCGCTTATCACGGCAGGAAAAAAAACCATTACCATTCGTGATGAAGCAGAAAGCCACTACGTACCGGGTACACAAGTTGAGGTATTTACCTTAGAAACCGATCGCAAGGTTGGTGAAATCAAAATTTTGTCAGTTGAACCACTAAAATACGATGAGATTAATGAGTTCCACGCTGAGCAAGAAGCGCTACCATTAGATGAGCTAAAACGTCTGATTGCTGAGATTTACCCAAATTTGAATGAACTGTACATGATCAGCTATGAGCTCGTGTCTGTTGAGTAA